From the genome of Lineus longissimus chromosome 8, tnLinLong1.2, whole genome shotgun sequence, one region includes:
- the LOC135492554 gene encoding DNA ligase 1-like, with protein MKRYKVGLTLAVSILVFFSVSHGKVIGREVQQHINHHPADIHKQNNDVIAISRRDIPSDIGLDDERHDTDTVMVDGKPIVIHRISASVKDRDPMVLSDTVIPNEQSPHSKQAYHGSTRFKRYVGYYDDDISDDDDDDRYDVDDDDDEDDEDVSRKKRDMWDAAADDDDDYGGGDGYADVGEDDLDDFENIFRDNGDEDEDLNSEFDPNGIQPRQSRAVNGRSIAVPQAFRVKRAKSPTSPAAKSSKHKVMKKRAAKGKAPLEMTEPSEIIEPLKKLKRIKRKKTRAQKDAAKARKAARKARKKAEKAGKVNQPMQKVAPPLDMIKPLKKILKKTKRKKTKAEKKAAKAAKKAAKAQRKAEKAKKLAAEANKEFGTVIQPIENIEPLEKMMPVVETKPSEEMNALEETVISEEATKANKKAAKARKKAAKAKKKAAKANKKAVEANKKAAIVNQPMEITESAPLEEMEPLEQTMPLEDIEPLVEAKPLRRRKKKKKAKTLSPLVTAGDGDWFRLKGEKWKNSKAAEAQDEEDDSQGIMTNARTGTGDDDGESNIVKVDIERTRAKGPNLDIDFLNGLNKPPFDGDA; from the exons ATGAAAAGATATAAAGTAGGGTTGACACTGGCTGTGTCAATCTTGGTTTTCTTCTCCGTATCCCATGGGAAGGTTATCGGTCGTGAGGTTCAACAGCATATTAATCATCATCCTGCAGATATTCACAAACAGAACAATGACG TTATTGCTATCAGTCGGCGTGATATTCCGTCGGACATAGGCCTAGATGATGAGAGACATGATACTGATACGGTTATGGTGGATGGGAAGCCGATTGTCATTCACCGCATCTCTGCTAGTGTCAAGGATCGAGATCCTATGGTTCTATCGGATACCGTCATCCCTAACGAACAATCTCCTCACAGCAAGCAAG CTTATCATGGTTCCACGCGTTTTAAGCGTTATGTCGGTTATTACGATGACGACATaagtgatgatgacgacgatgacaggtatgatgtcgatgatgacgatgatgaggatgatgaagacgTTAGTCGTAAGAAACGTGATATGTGGGatgctgctgctgatgatgatgatgattacggTGGTGGTGATGGTTACGCCGATGTTGGCGAAGATGACCTCGAtgactttgaaaacatttttagagATAAtggtgatgaagatgaagatttgAATAGCGAATTTGACCCAAATGGAATACAACCAAGACAAAGCAGGGCAGTCAATGGTAGGAGCATTGCTGTCCCACAAGCATTTCGCGTCAAAAGAGCCAAATCACCTACATCTCCTGCAGCGAAATCCAGCAAGCATAAAGTTATGAAAAAGAGAGCTGCCAAAGGCAAGGCGCCTTTGGAGATGACCGAGCCTTCGGAAATAATCGAGCCTCTGAAGAAGTTAAAGAGAAttaaaaggaaaaaaaccagAGCCCAAAAGGACGCTGCCAAGGCCAGAAAGGCGGCTAGAAAAGCCAGAAAGAAGGCAGAAAAAGCCGGCAAGGTCAACCAGCCAATGCAGAAAGTAGCGCCGCCTTTGGATATGATCAAGCCCTTGAAGAAGATATTAAAGAAAACTAAAAGGAAGAAAACCAAAGCCGAAAAGAAAGCTGCCAAAGCCGCAAAGAAGGCTGCAAAAGCCCAAAGGAAGGCTGAAAAGGCAAAAAAGCTGGCTGCCGAAGCCAACAAGGAGTTTGGCACAGTTATCCAACCTATCGAGAATATCGAGCCTTTGGAGAAAATGATGCCTGTGGTAGAAACAAAGCCTTCGGAGGAAATGAATGCATTGGAGGAGACAGTGATCTCTGAAGAAGCTACCAAAGCCAACAAGAAGGCTGCCAAAGCCAGAAAAAAGGCTGCCAAAGCCAAAAAGAAGGCTGCTAAAGCCAACAAAAAGGCTGTCGAAGCCAACAAGAAGGCTGCCATAGTCAACCAACCTATGGAGATAACCGAGTCGGCGCCTTTGGAGGAAATGGAGCCTTTGGAGCAGACGATGCCTTTAGAGGATATAGAGCCTTTGGTGGAGGCGAAGCCATTGcggaggaggaagaagaagaagaaggccaAGACCCTATCTCCTCTGGTCACGGCAGGGGATGGCGATTGGTTCCGCTTGAAGGGAGAGAAGTGGAAGAACAGCAAAGCTGCCGAGGCTCAAGACGAAGAAGATGACAGC CAGGGCATTATGACGAACGCTCGTACAGGTACGGGAGATGACGATGGTGAAAGTAACATTGTGAAAGTCGATATCGAGAGAACCCGCGCGAAAGGACCAAATCTGGATATTGATTTCTTGAATGGACTAAACAAACCTCCATTTGACG GCGACGCCTAA
- the LOC135492404 gene encoding uncharacterized protein LOC135492404: MPITLFFRTAIMPRRGKRCNHCDKKNQLMFIESPVNIPHPRLSPVNCAEHPPTAEVVQIDEHLDVPWVSPQFKKYPASCGKKRPSRAKLNEQANATLPRRELPKGFKALKFCGDESTVVENTCENVPCDEGSGLCCLTSGTRLDLLCDKLPDTTSKRIQKNTPMRLSLEHLATQNRTNSRQIVTRSRTKSCEYLNLNDKSGVPGFRETQKYLVQKVQNNPSKRLFSDILNREDDESNEDVNSSDKVTCDKPVKVSKRRHSGSDSSPCRIFFPDGQPLWATPPVIGSHNVKVLVEDTPDAERGLRYKERLWRRLNPNR; this comes from the exons ATGCCAATTACTCTATTTTTCAGGACTGCCATCATGCCGAGGCGAGGTAAACGATGCAATCATTGTGATAAGAAGAACCAGTTGATGTTTATTGAGAGCCCTGTCAACATCCCCCACCCTCGCCTGTCTCCTGTCAACTGTGCTGAGCATCCACCCACAGCAGAAGTTGTCCAAATTGATGAACATCTTGATGTCCCATGG GTTTCCCCACAGTTCAAGAAATATCCTGCATCATGTGGAAAAAAACGACCGAGCCGTGCCAAACTGAATGAACAAGCGAATGCTACTCTACCACGTCGCGAACTTCCGAAAGGATTCAAAGCGCTGAAATtttgtggcgacgagtcgaccGTGGTGGAGAATACTTGTGAGAATGTGCCGTGTGATGAGGGCTCAGGACTGTGCTGCCTTACTTCTGGTACTCGTTTAGACTTGCTATGTGACAAGCTTCCCGACACTACGAGTAAACGCATCCAGAAGAACACTCCAATGAGACTATCCCTTGAACATCTTGCTACACAAAATCGAACAAATTCTAGGCAGATTGTCACAAGGTCCAGGACAAAGAGTTGTGAATACTTGAACTTGAATGATAAGTCAGGTGTGCCTGGTTTTCGAGAGACACAAAAATATCTGGTCCAGAAAGTGCAAAATAATCCTAGTAAACGACTGTTTTCGGATATATTAAACCGTGAAGATGATGAAAGTAATGAGGATGTGAATTCCAGTGATAAAGTCACTTGTGACAAACCAGTAAAAGTTTCGAAGAGGAGACATTCTGGGTCCGATTCTTCTCCATGTCGAATCTTCTTTCCCGATGGGCAACCCCTGTGGGCGACCCCGCCGGTTATTGGAAGTCATAATGTGAAAGTTCTGGTTGAAGACACTCCAGATGCAGAACGGGGATTAAGGTATAAGGAAAGACTTTGGAGAAGGCTTAATCCTAACAGATAG